One window of Biomphalaria glabrata chromosome 6, xgBioGlab47.1, whole genome shotgun sequence genomic DNA carries:
- the LOC106056429 gene encoding mucin-2-like isoform X1, whose protein sequence is MWTTSSTRILISLFTFVCFISFDVAANGSASNNDPDTIANYSNGNFIDNKPSSKNQDNGSSSHIGTTTNEEVTDRPKKQDVTSVLKTAYQELDASKLIKESSTSVKTPTTISATSTPISSTSATSIPTANTSATFTPPVTTSATSASPSTSDTSTSASSTSATSTSLSSTSATSTSSTSATSTSLSSTSATSTSASSTSATSTSASSTSATSTSPSSTSATSTSLSSTSATSTSPSSTSATSTSPSSTSATSTSPSSTSATSTSPSSTSATSTSPSSNSATSTSLSSTSATSASPSSTSATSTSPSSTSATSTSPSSTSATSTSPSSTSATSTSHSSTSATSTSPSSTSATSTPPSSTSATSTSPSSTSATSTPPSSTSATSTSLSSTSATSTSPSSTSATSTPPSSTSATSTSLSSTSATSTSPSSTSATSTPPSSTSATSTSPSSTSATSTSPSSTSATSTSPSSTSATSTSASSTSATSTPPSSTSATSTSPSSTSATSTPPSSTSATSTSPSSTSATSTSPSSTSATSTSLFSTSATTTSPSSTSATSTSPSSTSATSTSPSSTSATSTSASSTSATSTSASSTSATSTPPAINTKSPSSTSATSIPPTTSIATTESPTITSATTGSSFTSATTPLPIITTTEQLITTNESTSRTTEVFTRAIQAAETANNTSAIVGGVIGCILGLAAIAASVVFIFYFKRRSSQPRSRLSSPLVELDKKAQDYILEHRPIKILEFKEQVKRLHKDSNLLFQDDFEDIKKLSSRLPYTSNDAKKEGNKAKNRYSNILPYDHSRVKLLFQMEDDETMDYINANYIPGYNSVREYIATQGPLKSTLSDFWRMLWEQNSHVIVMLSDLYENQKPKVELYWPENLGEPTRYDNFTVELTNFSQFNSIIIRTFRISKGTEVRKVVHFFIVWSDFDADLEVRDFLDLVQVVRMEAATKKSGPIIVHCSAGVGRTGTFIALDYFMQYIEKHSLQESIDVFSYVMKMRNNRVSMVQAEVQYIFIHDVLVEVIDKKIKLEEGQMNQHIYYNEDDHAKNDETVYVNMNELTNMKTGQENKAYEHDNDKDEESINV, encoded by the exons ATGTGGACGACATCTTCTACTAGGATACTAATCAGCCTCTTTACTTTT gtGTGTTTTATTTCCTTTGATGTTGCTGCGAATGGGTCAGCCTCAAACAATGATCCGGATACCATTGCTAATTATTCTAATGGCAATTTTATAG ATAACAAACCTTCCTCAAAAAACCAAGACAATGGGTCGAGTAGCCACATCGGCACAACAACCAACGAGGAAGTGACAGATAGGCCTAAAAAGCAAGATGTTACTAGTGTCTTGAAGACAGCTTACCAAGAACTCGATGCATCAAAGTTGATTAAGGAATCTAGTACCAGTGTCAAAACACCGACTACAATTAGTGCTACATCGACACCAATTTCCTCTACAAGTGCTACATCTATACCTACTGCTAATACTAGTGCTACATTTACACCACCTGTTACAACCAGTGCTACATCTGCATCACCTTCTACTAGTGATACATCTACATCAGCTTCTTCTACTAGTGCTACATCTACATCACTTTCTTCTACTAGTGCTACATCTACTTCTTCTACTAGTGCTACATCTACATCACTTTCTTCTACTAGTGCTACATCTACATCAGCTTCTTCTACTAGTGCTACATCTACATCAGCTTCTTCTACTAGTGCTACATCTACATCACCTTCTTCTACTAGTGCTACATCTACATCACTTTCTTCTACTAGTGCTACATCTACATCTCCTTCTTCTACTAGTGCTACATCTACATCACCTTCTTCTACTAGTGCTACATCTACATCACCTTCTTCTACTAGTGCTACATCTACATCACCTTCTTCTACTAGTGCTACATCTACATCACCTTCTTCTAATAGTGCTACATCTACATCACTTTCTTCTACTAGTGCTACATCTGCATCACCTTCTTCTACTAGTGCTACATCTACATCACCTTCTTCTACTAGTGCTACATCTACATCACCTTCTTCTACTAGTGCTACATCTACATCACCTTCTTCTACTAGTGCTACATCTACATCTCATTCTTCTACTAGTGCTACATCTACATCTCCTTCTTCTACTAGTGCTACATCTACACCACCTTCTTCTACTAGTGCTACATCTACATCTCCTTCTTCTACTAGTGCTACATCTACACCACCTTCTTCTACTAGTGCTACATCTACATCACTTTCTTCTACTAGTGCTACATCTACATCTCCTTCTTCTACTAGTGCTACATCTACACCACCTTCTTCTACTAGTGCTACATCTACATCACTTTCTTCTACTAGTGCTACATCTACATCTCCTTCTTCTACTAGTGCTACATCTACACCACCTTCTTCTACTAGTGCTACATCTACATCACCTTCTTCTACTAGTGCTACATCTACATCACCTTCTTCTACTAGTGCTACATCTACATCACCTTCTTCTACTAGTGCTACATCTACATCAGCTTCTTCTACTAGTGCTACATCTACACCACCTTCTTCTACTAGTGCTACATCTACATCACCTTCTTCTACTAGTGCTACATCTACACCACCTTCTTCTACTAGTGCTACATCTACATCACCTTCTTCTACTAGTGCTACATCTACATCACCTTCTTCTACTAGTGCTACATCTACATCACTTTTTTCTACTAGTGCTACAACTACATCACCTTCCTCTACTAGTGCTACATCTACATCACCTTCTTCTACTAGTGCTACATCTACATCACCTTCTTCTACTAGTGCTACATCTACATCAGCTTCTTCTACTAGTGCTACATCTACATCAGCTTCTTCTACTAGTGCTACATCTACACCACCTGCTATTAATACCAAATCACCTTCTTCTACTAGTGCTACATCTATACCACCTACTACTTCTATTGCTACAACTGAATCACCTACTATAACGAGCGCTACAACTGGATCATCTTTTACCAGTGCTACAACTCCACTACCTATTATTACAACAACTGAACAGCTTATTACCACAAATGAATCTACAAGTAGAACTACGGAAGTTTTCACTCGTGCAATTCAAGCAG CAGAAACAGCTAATAATACATCGGCAATAGTAGGTGGAGTTATTGGATGTATCTTAGGACTCGCTGCTATAGCTGCTTCTGTAGTCTTCATCTTTTACTTCAAAAGGCGATCAAGTCAGCCTAGATCTAG GCTATCAAGTCCACTTGTTGAATTAGACAAAAAGGCTCAGGATTATATTCTTGAGCATAg ACCAATTAAAATTTTGGAGTTCAAGGAGCAAGTGAAAAGGCTTCATAAAGATAGCAATCTTTTGTTTCAAGATGACTTTGAG GACATTAAGAAACTTAGCAGTAGACTCCCATACACATCCAATGATGCCAAGAAAGAGGGCAACAAAGCTAAAAACAGATATTCTAATATTTTACCAT aTGATCACAGCAGAGTGAAACTATTGTTCCAAATGGAAGATGATGAGACCATGGATTATATTAACGCCAATTATATTCCT GGTTATAATTCTGTGAGAGAATACATAGCAACTCAAGGACCATTGAAGTCTACATTGTCAGACTTCTGGAGAATGCTGTGGGAACAAAATAGTCATGTGATTGTGATGCTCTCAGATTTGTATGAAAACCAAAAA CCTAAAGTTGAACTTTACTGGCCAGAGAACTTGGGAGAGCCTACCAGATATGATAATTTCACTGTTGAGTTGACCAACTTCTCTCAGTTTAACAGTATTATCATTAGGACTTTCAGAATCTcaaaa GGAACTGAAGTAAGGAaagttgttcatttttttattgtttggtcGGACTTTGATGCAGATCTAGAGGTGAGAGACTTTCTAGACCTTGTCCAAGTGGTGCGTATGGAAGCAGCTACAAAAAAGTCTGGACCTATCATTGTGCATTGCAG TGCTGGTGTTGGCAGAACAGGGACTTTTATAGCATTGGATTACTTCATGCAGTACATTGAGAAGCACAGCCTCCAAGAAAGCATAGATGTGTTTAGTTATGTGATGAAAATGAGAAACAATCGTGTTTCTATGGTTCAAGCTGAG GtccaatacatttttatacatgACGTCCTAGTTGAAGttatagacaaaaaaatcaaGCTTGAGGAAGGCCAAATGAATCAACATATATACTACAATGAAGATGATCATGCCAAGAATGATGAGACGGTGTATGTAAATATGAATGAGCTAACCAACATGAAAACTGGTCAAGAGAACAAAGCTTATg agcaTGATAATGACAAAGATGAAGAATCCATAAATGTATGA
- the LOC106056429 gene encoding mucin-2-like isoform X2, producing MWTTSSTRILISLFTFVCFISFDVAANGSASNNDPDTIANYSNGNFIDNKPSSKNQDNGSSSHIGTTTNEEVTDRPKKQDVTSVLKTAYQELDASKLIKESSTSVKTPTTISATSTPISSTSATSIPTANTSATFTPPVTTSATSASPSTSDTSTSASSTSATSTSLSSTSATSTSSTSATSTSLSSTSATSTSASSTSATSTSASSTSATSTSPSSTSATSTSLSSTSATSTSPSSTSATSTSPSSTSATSTSPSSTSATSTSPSSTSATSTSPSSNSATSTSLSSTSATSASPSSTSATSTSPSSTSATSTSPSSTSATSTSPSSTSATSTSHSSTSATSTSPSSTSATSTPPSSTSATSTSPSSTSATSTPPSSTSATSTSLSSTSATSTSPSSTSATSTPPSSTSATSTSLSSTSATSTSPSSTSATSTPPSSTSATSTSPSSTSATSTSPSSTSATSTSPSSTSATSTSASSTSATSTPPSSTSATSTSPSSTSATSTPPSSTSATSTSPSSTSATSTSPSSTSATSTSLFSTSATTTSPSSTSATSTSPSSTSATSTSPSSTSATSTSASSTSATSTSASSTSATSTPPAINTKSPSSTSATSIPPTTSIATTESPTITSATTGSSFTSATTPLPIITTTEQLITTNESTSRTTEVFTRAIQAETANNTSAIVGGVIGCILGLAAIAASVVFIFYFKRRSSQPRSRLSSPLVELDKKAQDYILEHRPIKILEFKEQVKRLHKDSNLLFQDDFEDIKKLSSRLPYTSNDAKKEGNKAKNRYSNILPYDHSRVKLLFQMEDDETMDYINANYIPGYNSVREYIATQGPLKSTLSDFWRMLWEQNSHVIVMLSDLYENQKPKVELYWPENLGEPTRYDNFTVELTNFSQFNSIIIRTFRISKGTEVRKVVHFFIVWSDFDADLEVRDFLDLVQVVRMEAATKKSGPIIVHCSAGVGRTGTFIALDYFMQYIEKHSLQESIDVFSYVMKMRNNRVSMVQAEVQYIFIHDVLVEVIDKKIKLEEGQMNQHIYYNEDDHAKNDETVYVNMNELTNMKTGQENKAYEHDNDKDEESINV from the exons ATGTGGACGACATCTTCTACTAGGATACTAATCAGCCTCTTTACTTTT gtGTGTTTTATTTCCTTTGATGTTGCTGCGAATGGGTCAGCCTCAAACAATGATCCGGATACCATTGCTAATTATTCTAATGGCAATTTTATAG ATAACAAACCTTCCTCAAAAAACCAAGACAATGGGTCGAGTAGCCACATCGGCACAACAACCAACGAGGAAGTGACAGATAGGCCTAAAAAGCAAGATGTTACTAGTGTCTTGAAGACAGCTTACCAAGAACTCGATGCATCAAAGTTGATTAAGGAATCTAGTACCAGTGTCAAAACACCGACTACAATTAGTGCTACATCGACACCAATTTCCTCTACAAGTGCTACATCTATACCTACTGCTAATACTAGTGCTACATTTACACCACCTGTTACAACCAGTGCTACATCTGCATCACCTTCTACTAGTGATACATCTACATCAGCTTCTTCTACTAGTGCTACATCTACATCACTTTCTTCTACTAGTGCTACATCTACTTCTTCTACTAGTGCTACATCTACATCACTTTCTTCTACTAGTGCTACATCTACATCAGCTTCTTCTACTAGTGCTACATCTACATCAGCTTCTTCTACTAGTGCTACATCTACATCACCTTCTTCTACTAGTGCTACATCTACATCACTTTCTTCTACTAGTGCTACATCTACATCTCCTTCTTCTACTAGTGCTACATCTACATCACCTTCTTCTACTAGTGCTACATCTACATCACCTTCTTCTACTAGTGCTACATCTACATCACCTTCTTCTACTAGTGCTACATCTACATCACCTTCTTCTAATAGTGCTACATCTACATCACTTTCTTCTACTAGTGCTACATCTGCATCACCTTCTTCTACTAGTGCTACATCTACATCACCTTCTTCTACTAGTGCTACATCTACATCACCTTCTTCTACTAGTGCTACATCTACATCACCTTCTTCTACTAGTGCTACATCTACATCTCATTCTTCTACTAGTGCTACATCTACATCTCCTTCTTCTACTAGTGCTACATCTACACCACCTTCTTCTACTAGTGCTACATCTACATCTCCTTCTTCTACTAGTGCTACATCTACACCACCTTCTTCTACTAGTGCTACATCTACATCACTTTCTTCTACTAGTGCTACATCTACATCTCCTTCTTCTACTAGTGCTACATCTACACCACCTTCTTCTACTAGTGCTACATCTACATCACTTTCTTCTACTAGTGCTACATCTACATCTCCTTCTTCTACTAGTGCTACATCTACACCACCTTCTTCTACTAGTGCTACATCTACATCACCTTCTTCTACTAGTGCTACATCTACATCACCTTCTTCTACTAGTGCTACATCTACATCACCTTCTTCTACTAGTGCTACATCTACATCAGCTTCTTCTACTAGTGCTACATCTACACCACCTTCTTCTACTAGTGCTACATCTACATCACCTTCTTCTACTAGTGCTACATCTACACCACCTTCTTCTACTAGTGCTACATCTACATCACCTTCTTCTACTAGTGCTACATCTACATCACCTTCTTCTACTAGTGCTACATCTACATCACTTTTTTCTACTAGTGCTACAACTACATCACCTTCCTCTACTAGTGCTACATCTACATCACCTTCTTCTACTAGTGCTACATCTACATCACCTTCTTCTACTAGTGCTACATCTACATCAGCTTCTTCTACTAGTGCTACATCTACATCAGCTTCTTCTACTAGTGCTACATCTACACCACCTGCTATTAATACCAAATCACCTTCTTCTACTAGTGCTACATCTATACCACCTACTACTTCTATTGCTACAACTGAATCACCTACTATAACGAGCGCTACAACTGGATCATCTTTTACCAGTGCTACAACTCCACTACCTATTATTACAACAACTGAACAGCTTATTACCACAAATGAATCTACAAGTAGAACTACGGAAGTTTTCACTCGTGCAATTCAAGCAG AAACAGCTAATAATACATCGGCAATAGTAGGTGGAGTTATTGGATGTATCTTAGGACTCGCTGCTATAGCTGCTTCTGTAGTCTTCATCTTTTACTTCAAAAGGCGATCAAGTCAGCCTAGATCTAG GCTATCAAGTCCACTTGTTGAATTAGACAAAAAGGCTCAGGATTATATTCTTGAGCATAg ACCAATTAAAATTTTGGAGTTCAAGGAGCAAGTGAAAAGGCTTCATAAAGATAGCAATCTTTTGTTTCAAGATGACTTTGAG GACATTAAGAAACTTAGCAGTAGACTCCCATACACATCCAATGATGCCAAGAAAGAGGGCAACAAAGCTAAAAACAGATATTCTAATATTTTACCAT aTGATCACAGCAGAGTGAAACTATTGTTCCAAATGGAAGATGATGAGACCATGGATTATATTAACGCCAATTATATTCCT GGTTATAATTCTGTGAGAGAATACATAGCAACTCAAGGACCATTGAAGTCTACATTGTCAGACTTCTGGAGAATGCTGTGGGAACAAAATAGTCATGTGATTGTGATGCTCTCAGATTTGTATGAAAACCAAAAA CCTAAAGTTGAACTTTACTGGCCAGAGAACTTGGGAGAGCCTACCAGATATGATAATTTCACTGTTGAGTTGACCAACTTCTCTCAGTTTAACAGTATTATCATTAGGACTTTCAGAATCTcaaaa GGAACTGAAGTAAGGAaagttgttcatttttttattgtttggtcGGACTTTGATGCAGATCTAGAGGTGAGAGACTTTCTAGACCTTGTCCAAGTGGTGCGTATGGAAGCAGCTACAAAAAAGTCTGGACCTATCATTGTGCATTGCAG TGCTGGTGTTGGCAGAACAGGGACTTTTATAGCATTGGATTACTTCATGCAGTACATTGAGAAGCACAGCCTCCAAGAAAGCATAGATGTGTTTAGTTATGTGATGAAAATGAGAAACAATCGTGTTTCTATGGTTCAAGCTGAG GtccaatacatttttatacatgACGTCCTAGTTGAAGttatagacaaaaaaatcaaGCTTGAGGAAGGCCAAATGAATCAACATATATACTACAATGAAGATGATCATGCCAAGAATGATGAGACGGTGTATGTAAATATGAATGAGCTAACCAACATGAAAACTGGTCAAGAGAACAAAGCTTATg agcaTGATAATGACAAAGATGAAGAATCCATAAATGTATGA